A window of Thiocapsa bogorovii genomic DNA:
GGTCGAGAGCGAGCCCGTCGGCGGCTCGTAGCCGGGGATGATGGTGGCCAGGCTGGCCGCGGCGACGAACAGGAACAGGGTGCCGAGAAAGCCGAGATAAGTCCGCACGTCGTGCAGTCCGACCTCCAGGATCTGTTTCTCGATTCCGGTGACGAGGATCTCCAGCAGGTTCTGCCAGCGCGAACGGCTGAGATCCCTGGATAATTTGTGCGTGACGAGGATCGAGCCGACGACCAGCACGAGCATGAGCGCCCAGGTGAACACGATGGTCGCGTTGAGCTTTAGAAACCCGTACTGCCAGAAGATGATCTCATCGGGACTCAGGCGCATTCCGGGCCTCCTTCGCGACGGTCTGATGGTCATCACCCGGGCCGGTGAGTCCCAGGACGATAAAACGCGCGCAGATGACGCCGGCGAGACCGGCCAGCAGGCGTTGCCATTGGCCGCCGGAGACCAGGTACAAGCCGACCAGCACCAGACTCATCCGCGCCAGCGCGCTGCCCAGAAGCCAAAGCGCCGGCCGCGGGGAATTGAGGCTCTTGCGCAGCGTCCACCAAAGACCGCCGAAGAAGACCGCCCCGAGCGCCAGGCCCGCGGCCCCGGCCAGCACCAGTTCCAGCAATGGGCTCAGCATTTCATTCATCGCCGTCCTCCTGCTCTTCGCGCATCGCCCGCTCTTCCTTGGCGACCCAATGCCAGGCATTGAAACAGCCGAGCGCGAGCCCGCCAACCAGCAGCGCCAGCGTCCAGGAGTGGCTACCCGGATGTTGTTTGTCGAGCCACAGACCAAGCGCCGCGCCGAGCAGTGTCGGCACCGCCACCGACCAGCCGATCAGCCCCATCATGCCGAGGCCGAACCAGACCCCCGGCGTGGGGTTGCGACGAGCCTTGAGCTTGCGCGCGGCCTTGTCGCCGATCTGTCCGGCGAGGGTCGGAGCCGTGTCCGAGTGCTTTCTCTCTGGAGGCTCAGTCATGTTGCAGACTCACGAAACGGCGCAGAAA
This region includes:
- a CDS encoding ATP synthase subunit I, with the translated sequence MNEMLSPLLELVLAGAAGLALGAVFFGGLWWTLRKSLNSPRPALWLLGSALARMSLVLVGLYLVSGGQWQRLLAGLAGVICARFIVLGLTGPGDDHQTVAKEARNAPESR
- a CDS encoding AtpZ/AtpI family protein, producing the protein MTEPPERKHSDTAPTLAGQIGDKAARKLKARRNPTPGVWFGLGMMGLIGWSVAVPTLLGAALGLWLDKQHPGSHSWTLALLVGGLALGCFNAWHWVAKEERAMREEQEDGDE